In Clostridiales bacterium, the genomic window ACAGCGAATGCAAAAAGTTTTCAGATGTAAATGAGACGTTTAGACAGTCTTCTGAGCGTGCCTTCCATTATGCGGTTTTGAATATGCCCTGCTTTCAGCTTATAATGTATGCCACTATTATATGCATACTCTGGTTCGGAGGCAACCTTGTGCATGCCGGATCATTGAAGGTGGGACGGCTTACCGGCTTTTTGAGCTATGTACTTCAAATATTGAATTCTCTGATGATGATATCCAATGTATTTTTGATGTTAAGCCGCTCAACAGCCTCCGCCAGCCGTATCTTTGAAGTCCTGGACGAACCGGAAGAGATGGCCGACGGCATGCAGAGCAGAGTTGTAGAAAATGGGACCATAGATTTTGAACATGTATATTTCAAATACCAAAAAACGGCAAAGGAATATGTGCTTTCTGATATCTGTCTGCATATAGACGCGGGAGAGACAGTCGGAATCATCGGCGGGACTGGATCTGCAAAGTCTTCTCTTGTACAACTGATTCCACGTCTTTACGATGTGACTTTGGGAAGCCTGAAAATCGATGGACACGATGTAAAAGAGTATCCAATAGCACATCTGCGTGACGCCATAGGAATGGTGCTTCAAAAGAACACCCTCTTTTCCGGAACGATTCGTGATAATCTGAAATGGGGAAACGAGAATGCGACGCAGGCGGAACTTGATTGGGCCTGCCATATTGCCTGTGTCGATGAATTTCTTGATAGAATGCCGGACGGTTATGAGACCGACCTCGGGCAGGGCGGAGTCAATGTGTCCGGAGGTCAGAAACAGCGTCTCTGCATTGCACGCGCACTGCTGAAACATCCAAAGGTGCTGATCCTTGACGATTCAACCAGTGCTGTAGATACTGATACCGATTTGAAAATCCGCAGGAGGCTCACAGAGAATCTAAAGAGTACGACCAAAATCATTATAACTCAGCGCATCAGTTCCATTGAAGACGCCGACTTGATCGTAGTTCTGGACAACGGAAAAATCAATGATACCGGAATACATAAGAAGCTGCTTATACGCAATCCTATTTATCATGATATCTATGAATTTCAAAGAAAGGGGGCTGCTGTATAATGGCAAGAACTATGCTACATGAAAGACCGAAAGATATCTTAAAAACGCTGAAGTTCCTGTGGCGTTACATGAGAAATCACGGTACAGCCTTTCTGCTTGTTTCATTGCTGATCGCTGTCAGCGCTGGAGCCAACGTTTACGGAACATACCTTCTAAAACCGGCTATAAACGATTATATAATCCCCGGGAATATTCGTGGACTAGTAAAGTTTCTTTTCTTTATGGGTGGTATCTATCTTGCCGGTGTGGCTGCATCGTTTGAATATTCGCAGCTTATGGTAAAAATCGCACAGAAGATCATAAAGGAAATCCGGGATGATCTTTTTCGCAAGGTACAAAAACTACCCCTCAGTTTTTTTGACGCAAGGACCCATGGAGAACTGATGAGCCGGTTTACAAACGACATTGATACGATATCCGAAGCTCTCAACAATAGCATAACAGTTCTTATTCGAAACTTTATCATCATCATAGGTACATTTACGGTGCTTATGATACTGAATATAGAGCTGTCCATCATCGTGCTTTTATGTTTTCTGGGAATGTTTCTATTTATGCG contains:
- a CDS encoding ABC transporter ATP-binding protein; protein product: MFRRFFVYFDKYRKYLILSVICVALEAMFELIIPMIMANIIDVGIANRDENYILTKSFVMVALALVSLFLGVLYARFAARAGQGFGAELRKAEYKKVQSFSFSNMDHFSTPSLITRLTSDITILQNSVCNGIRPIVRGPMLMIMALSMTLMMSVKLTFVFLIAMPVLAACLFFVLKKLGPMYGKMQKILDRVNSIVQENLIAIRTVKSYVKGDSECKKFSDVNETFRQSSERAFHYAVLNMPCFQLIMYATIICILWFGGNLVHAGSLKVGRLTGFLSYVLQILNSLMMISNVFLMLSRSTASASRIFEVLDEPEEMADGMQSRVVENGTIDFEHVYFKYQKTAKEYVLSDICLHIDAGETVGIIGGTGSAKSSLVQLIPRLYDVTLGSLKIDGHDVKEYPIAHLRDAIGMVLQKNTLFSGTIRDNLKWGNENATQAELDWACHIACVDEFLDRMPDGYETDLGQGGVNVSGGQKQRLCIARALLKHPKVLILDDSTSAVDTDTDLKIRRRLTENLKSTTKIIITQRISSIEDADLIVVLDNGKINDTGIHKKLLIRNPIYHDIYEFQRKGAAV